DNA sequence from the Anthonomus grandis grandis chromosome 9, icAntGran1.3, whole genome shotgun sequence genome:
ATAACACACAGGAACTTTACCAGCTAGTCCGTCATTTGGCcctaatgtaataaaataatatataaggaATGAAGCTAAGGAATGAAGCTAAGTTATTTTCTTAGCTAAGGAATAAGCTAAGAAAATAGCTTTAACATCCGGCAACGCTGTAGTGATTAGTTTGATTCTACTGAGTACAGGGACGTACCGAAAAGTCCGGTGTTGGGGGGGGAAAGAATTGTATTTTTACCAACtgggatatttttttaaccaacTTATAAAGTAGAAGGTTAGACAATTAGAGAATTAATTAAGTCAATAAACTCTTTTTGCATATcactaacaaataaaaaaatcggtTCAATTTTCAACtcgtaatatttattttacattctAACAAATAAGTATACTGGTTATAGTGCGGTTCTTTCACTGTAAACTTATTCAAAACTTACAACTTATATTAACTAGTATTTACAAATTACTTATGACCTTAAGtcttctttgttttaattttgccCATTGGGCTactaaattcttaatatttaaacgaTCTAAAATGTCTCTTTCACTTTTCATAGCCATGATTAGGTCTAGCCGTTCGTTATTCATTTTTGAACGGctggcattttttataaatttaagcaGACTAAACTTTCTTTCATTAGTTGCTACCGAATATCCAGCTGTTAGTATAAATCTACAAAACTTAAATGCTATAGGAAAAATCTGTTTATTTTGGGAAGCAATTGTCATCACATCCTGCATGGACTTAACAACTTTTTCTGACTTGCTACATAGTTCAAACAATATTTCTAACTCCGCTTGTAAAGCTAATTCATCAATTTTGTGACTGGGTGGAAATAGTAAGATAGCCTGTTctatttgtgttaaaattatgttttttttgtttaaaggaaaagaaaataagTTTGTCAATGGTGAGACATTTTGAAGCACAACTGACAAATTTTCatctaaaaacttaattaaagtaTCCAGAACAAGATAAAATTCTTTTCTATAAAACTGCTTATATGGAATATTAACAGAGCTATCCCTAtttgtatcaattttttttggaacaagACGCCTCCTATGATGTTTTCGGAAATCAGTTTCCGgatcaacatttaattttactgCAAATTGTATGGCACTTtcgattaaattatttacatcctCTTCACTATTCCGAATATTTCGTAACGAAGTACATGTTAAAGAAATCATATTTACGGCATCAATGATATTCAGATCATCCTGTTCCAGAATTTCTgtgattattttcattttataaaatatattttttaagaacattaAACATACTATAAAATCGAAACACAACATTCTTTTATATAAACCCAATGCTTTGGATTTGCTTTTATTGTCTATTGAATAATCATTAGCATTTGAAATATCTTCTAATAGTTGAAGTATTTCCTCGTATGATATGCTAATAGCTTTTAGCGTTTCTGCCCGAGCGGTCCACCTTGTTTTGGAtaagtttcttattaaaatcgaattttccacttcagctaatttttctttcattgcAAAAAATCGTTTGGTGCTCGAATTGAAAAAAACGTATAGCTCCTCCAACGTGTTAAACATTTCCGCCACTATAAATGAAGCGTGACAACTATGTTCCAAAGCTGTATTTGTTCTATGGGCTTGACATGGAATGTAAGAAATATTGTGACCCACCAACTCGGACAGCTTTTTTTGCGCACCTTTAAATTTACCAGACATTGAGGCAGCACAGTCATAGGATTGAAAGGCTAAATTGGCTGGCGCAATGTTTTGCTTTATGAATGTATCCAGAATATCTTGTGCGGTGGCTTccccagttttattttttgattccaTAACAGACAGTAGTCTTTCCCTTGGTAAACCATTTTCATCAACTGAACGAACTACAATTGATAGCATTTCTTTGTTTGAAATATCAGGAGTATGATCCGCCATCACTGCATAAAACGGGCATTTTATTACTTCCGAGACAACttctttttgtatttctttaccCAGTATTTCGATAAACTCATTTTGAGAAGAGGCACCCATGTAACTTACATGGTAAGGACGCAATTTTCTGTCTGCTAGCCATTTTCCAAGAATTGGATTGTGACGGGAAAGCAGCTGCacaatttgaacaaaatttcCATCATTTTCGTCGTTTCCTCGAAATGCTAATCCTTGTCGACCCAATGTTTTAGCCACATCAAACAAAATACTGACAACTTCTGTATTTTGACAAAGAATGCGTTCTTCTTCAATTTTCCTAACTCTTTGTTccttgttaattaaaatatcaatgttGTTTGCTTTATTAGTAAAATTACCATAATCCCGCAAGGCTTGTTTATGTGAGACGGAACTGAAATGTTGCTGTAACTTCCCTAATTTTTTTGATCCAGAGCTCTTCATTTTTCCCCATGATGAGACTCCATTCTTACTCCAAGCTAACTCGGATTTCTCCCTTCCTACGCCAGtgggaaataaaaaacaaacaaagcaAAAAGCAGCATCCTTGGCTGTGCTATATTCTAAGAAAGGATACTCTTTATACCATCCAGAATTGAAGCGATTTTTACCATCGCTGGGAAACATTCTTAAATTAGGTTGGTGGGGTCCTAATGCAATGAGAAAGTCTCGCTCTTTGTCTGTTTTAATTTCTTGTCTTATGCCGGGGTCATGTAGAATCATCATATTATCTCCAACATGTTTATCTACTTCGTAAATGCTACGCTTCTTCTCTAAAACGGAAACATAAGATTCACACGACACTCGTGTTAAttcacatttttctttaatggtatTAGTAATATCCAAAATCTGGATAATGGTAATATATTCATCTATATTACAATCAG
Encoded proteins:
- the LOC126740374 gene encoding uncharacterized protein LOC126740374, with the protein product MDNLADQLIVPNFSYVNQNQKFFMNPSDKNSENDFIQEQSEKASSQVENISLNFNVNEEEFDKTKPSTSQNSQEDFDNNVSDEVDHNNWFECTGSFASLLDHLTNAKNLLTNIQTDCNIDEYITIIQILDITNTIKEKCELTRVSCESYVSVLEKKRSIYEVDKHVGDNMMILHDPGIRQEIKTDKERDFLIALGPHQPNLRMFPSDGKNRFNSGWYKEYPFLEYSTAKDAAFCFVCFLFPTGVGREKSELAWSKNGVSSWGKMKSSGSKKLGKLQQHFSSVSHKQALRDYGNFTNKANNIDILINKEQRVRKIEEERILCQNTEVVSILFDVAKTLGRQGLAFRGNDENDGNFVQIVQLLSRHNPILGKWLADRKLRPYHVSYMGASSQNEFIEILGKEIQKEVVSEVIKCPFYAVMADHTPDISNKEMLSIVVRSVDENGLPRERLLSVMESKNKTGEATAQDILDTFIKQNIAPANLAFQSYDCAASMSGKFKGAQKKLSELVGHNISYIPCQAHRTNTALEHSCHASFIVAEMFNTLEELYVFFNSSTKRFFAMKEKLAEVENSILIRNLSKTRWTARAETLKAISISYEEILQLLEDISNANDYSIDNKSKSKALGLYKRMLCFDFIVCLMFLKNIFYKMKIITEILEQDDLNIIDAVNMISLTCTSLRNIRNSEEDVNNLIESAIQFAVKLNVDPETDFRKHHRRRLVPKKIDTNRDSSVNIPYKQFYRKEFYLVLDTLIKFLDENLSVVLQNVSPLTNLFSFPLNKKNIILTQIEQAILLFPPSHKIDELALQAELEILFELCSKSEKVVKSMQDVMTIASQNKQIFPIAFKFCRFILTAGYSVATNERKFSLLKFIKNASRSKMNNERLDLIMAMKSERDILDRLNIKNLVAQWAKLKQRRLKVISNL